GGTAGTGCTGCGCAATTCCCGGTAGGGTGTCACCATCGACAATGGTGTGCGTTTGCTCCGGAGTGTTCAAATCGACGAGTGGACCGACGGGGGTGATGCTCGACGGAGCAGCCTGACGCGCAAAGTCAGCGGTAGCTCCAGCGGTGCCGTTTGGAGCATGCGCTTGATCGGAATTTGATTCGCCACGGGCATCTCCCGGCGCCGCTTCGATGCGGCCATCGAATGCCGTGGCAGCTGAGGCACGTTGCCCTTGCTGCGGCGCAGGATTGTCCGTGGCGGGCTGCACCGCGCCGTGCCAGGCCTCGCCCAGCGACGAATGTGGTTTCGCAAATTCCAGCTTGCGAAACTGAAACGCCAGCGCAATGCCGGCGGCCAAAACCACAACGGCCAAAATGACTTTGTTGCGACGGTCCACGATTGCGCTCTTGTCGTTTCCAGGCGGATTCCAGCTGCGCAGCCGGTAGAGTCTGCCATTTCATCGTATCGGTTGGCCATTTGGCAAAGGTCAGG
This Pirellulales bacterium DNA region includes the following protein-coding sequences:
- a CDS encoding LysM peptidoglycan-binding domain-containing protein, translated to MDRRNKVILAVVVLAAGIALAFQFRKLEFAKPHSSLGEAWHGAVQPATDNPAPQQGQRASAATAFDGRIEAAPGDARGESNSDQAHAPNGTAGATADFARQAAPSSITPVGPLVDLNTPEQTHTIVDGDTLPGIAQHYLGRADRYPELFEYNRDILRNPEVLSIGAELRIPKVALPTQSVQENVSASPAAPETPLTPLMPLPPMQPPATAKAIQPVSSQPAKPHTYKVQPGDNLVDLARKFYGDGRRYESLYEANRSVMHSPVDLRPGMVLTVP